A genomic stretch from Lepisosteus oculatus isolate fLepOcu1 chromosome 7, fLepOcu1.hap2, whole genome shotgun sequence includes:
- the fbxl14b gene encoding F-box/LRR-repeat protein 14b codes for METHISCLFPEILAMIFSYLDVRDKGRVAQVCTAWRDASYHKSVWRGVEAKLHLRRANPSLFPSLQARGIRRVQILSLRRSLSYVIQGMPNIESLNLSGCYNLTDNGLGHAFVQEIPSLRVLNLSLCKQITDSSLGRIAQYLKNLEVLELGGCSNITNTGLLLIAWGLHRLKSLNLRSCRHVSDVGIGHLAGMTRSAAEGCLSLEYLTLQDCQKLTDLSLKHISKGLAKLKVLNLSFCGGISDAGMIHLSHMTSLWSLNLRSCDNISDTGIMHLAMGTLRLSGLDVSFCDKIGDQSLAYIAQGLYQLKSLSLCSCHISDDGINRMVRQMHELRTLNIGQCVRITDKGLELIADHLTQLTGIDLYGCTKITKRGLERITQLPCLKVLNLGLWQMTESEKVR; via the coding sequence ATGGAGACGCACATTTCGTGCCTCTTCCCGGAAATTTTAGCCATGATTTTCAGCTACTTGGATGTTAGGGACAAAGGTAGGGTAGCCCAAGTCTGCACGGCTTGGAGAGACGCTTCATACCACAAGTCGGTCTGGAGGGGAGTTGAAGCTAAGTTGCATTTAAGGAGGGCCAACCCGTCTCTCTTCCCCAGTCTGCAGGCCAGGGGGATCAGGAGAGTGCAGATCCTCAGCCTGAGGCGCAGCCTGAGCTACGTGATCCAGGGGATGCCAAATATCGAGAGCCTGAACCTCAGCGGCTGCTACAACTTAACCGATAACGGCCTGGGCCACGCTTTCGTGCAGGAAATACCGTCGCTGAGGGTCCTCAACCTCAGCCTCTGCAAGCAGATCACGGACTCCAGCCTGGGCAGGATCGCCCAGTATCTCAAAAACCTCGAGGTCTTGGAACTTGGCGGCTGCAGCAACATCACCAACACGGGCTTGTTGCTCATCGCCTGGGGCTTGCACCGGCTCAAGAGCCTCAACCTGCGCAGCTGCAGGCATGTCTCGGACGTGGGCATCGGCCACCTGGCCGGCATGACGCGGAGCGCGGCGGAGGGCTGCCTCAGCCTGGAGTACCTGACCTTACAGGACTGCCAGAAGTTGACGGACCTGTCGCTCAAGCACATCTCGAAGGGCCTGGCCAAGCTCAAGGTGCTCAACCTGAGCTTCTGCGGGGGGATTTCGGACGCCGGCATGATCCATCTGTCCCACATGACCAGCCTTTGGAGCCTTAACCTGAGGTCCTGCGATAACATCAGTGACACTGGCATCATGCATCTGGCGATGGGCACTCTGAGGCTGTCAGGACTGGACGTGTCCTTCTGCGACAAGATCGGCGACCAGAGCCTGGCGTATATCGCCCAGGGTCTGTACCAGCTCAaatctctgtctctgtgctccTGTCACATCAGTGACGATGGTATCAACAGGATGGTGAGGCAGATGCACGAACTAAGGACCCTAAACATCGGCCAGTGCGTGCGGATTACAGACAAAGGACTGGAGCTCATTGCCGATCATTTAACTCAGCTGACTGGAATAGATCTCTATGGATGTACAAAAATTACTAAAAGGGGACTGGAAAGGATCACGCAGCTCCCTTGCCTTAAAGTTTTAAACCTGGGGCTTTGGCAGATGACCGAAAGTGAGAAAGTGAGGTGA